DNA from Amycolatopsis sp. DSM 110486:
TCGACCTGCTCACCAGCCAGGGCAGCGTGCCACGCGGGACCACGGTGGCGGGCGTCGACGTCGGCGGCCTCGACCGGCCGGTGGCCGAGCGGGAGCTGCGGGGTCTCATCGAGCCGCGTCTGACGCAGCCCTTGACGGTGACCGCGGGCGAGGTCCGCACCACGCTGTCGCCGACGTTGGCCGGCTTGCGCCTCGACTGGTCCGCGACGCTCGACCAGGCGGGCGACCAGCCGCTGAACCCGTTCACGCGGCTGGCGTCGTTCTTCTCGACGCACGAGATCGGCGTCGTCTCTCATGCCGAGGGTGACCGGCTGGATCCGGCCCTGGAGGACCTGCGCGGGCGGGTGGATCGTGCCGCGGTGGAGGGCACGGTGCGGTTCGACGGCACCACGCCGGTCGCCGTGGCACCGCAGCCGGGGCAGAAGCTCGACGTCGCCGCGGCGAAGGCTGCCGTGCTGAGTCAGTGGGCGACGGGTTCCGAGCTGGCTTTGCCGGTGGTGCCGGCGCCGGTGCGGACCACTGCTGCCGGGGTGCAGGCGGCTTTGGAGCAGTTCGCCCGGCCCGCGGTGGCTTCGCCGGTGACTGTCGAGGGTGAGGGCGCTGCCGCTGTTCTGGAGCCGCGTGACATCGCCTCGGCTTTGACTTTCGCGCCCGCTGACGGCGGCGGGCTCGTGCCGGTTGTGGACCAGAAGAAGCTCGTCGCGGTTGCCGGCCCGCAGCTGAAGTCCACCGAGAAGGAGGGCAAGGAGGCGACCGTCGGGTTCAGCGGCGGGAAGCCGGCCGTCGAGCCTTCGGTGGACGGCAAGACCGTCGATTGGGAGCCGAGCCTGAAGCCGCTGCCGGACGTGCTGAAGCGCGCCGACGGTCGTTCGCTGAAGGCCGTGTACAAGAACAGCCCGGCCAAGGTGACGACCGAGCAGGCCAACGCGATGGGCGTGAAGGAGGTCGTCGGCGAGTTCACCACCGGCGGCTTCGCCCCCGACTCGGGCGTCAACATCCGCGTCGTCGCCCAGAAAGTCAACGGCGCCATCGTGAAACCCGGCGAAACCTTCAGCCTCAACGGCTTCACCGGCCCCCGCGGCAAACCCCAGGGCTACGTCGAGGCCGGCGTCATCGAGAACGGCGCCCCGGCCCGCGAAGTCGGCGGCGGCATCTCGCAGTTCGCGACCACGCTGTACAACGCCGCGTACTTCGCGGGCATGAAGGACGCGGGGCACAAGGAGCACAGTTACTACATCAGCCGTTATCCGGCGGCGCGCGAGGCGACGGTTTTTCAGAACCCCAACGGGTCCAGCGTGATCGATTTGAAGTTCACGAATGATTCGTCCACGGGGATTGCCATTCAGACGATTTGGTCGCCTTCGTCGTTGACGGTGAAGCTGTGGGGCACGAAGCGGTATTCGGTGGAGTCGATTCCCGGGGAGCGGATCAATCCGACGCCTCAGCCGACGAAGCCGGGTCCGGCGGAGAACTGCCACGCCTCCAATGGCGCGCCTGGGTTCACGACCACGGATACCCGGGTGCTGAAGGACGCGGCCACGGGGCAGGAAGTCTCGCGCCACACCCGGACGGTGCGGTACAACCCGCAGCCGAAGATCACCTGCGGGGCGTAGGTGCTTGTGGTCAACATGGTGGAGAAGTTCGGCGCGGACGAATTCCTCGAACGGGAGTGGGATCTGCCGGCGGAGGTCGTCGAGCCGTTGCGCGGGCAGGTCGACATGACGCCCGAGGGCTGGATCATGCACGTGTGGCGGATAACGGCGGAGATCGCCGCCATCGTGCAGCCTTGGGTCGACGAGCCCATCGACG
Protein-coding regions in this window:
- a CDS encoding VanW family protein, with translation MPYEPHWPESEDEQTVVLQAVPAEPESRPRLRKALWVSGGVLAALLVVYLIDLLTSQGSVPRGTTVAGVDVGGLDRPVAERELRGLIEPRLTQPLTVTAGEVRTTLSPTLAGLRLDWSATLDQAGDQPLNPFTRLASFFSTHEIGVVSHAEGDRLDPALEDLRGRVDRAAVEGTVRFDGTTPVAVAPQPGQKLDVAAAKAAVLSQWATGSELALPVVPAPVRTTAAGVQAALEQFARPAVASPVTVEGEGAAAVLEPRDIASALTFAPADGGGLVPVVDQKKLVAVAGPQLKSTEKEGKEATVGFSGGKPAVEPSVDGKTVDWEPSLKPLPDVLKRADGRSLKAVYKNSPAKVTTEQANAMGVKEVVGEFTTGGFAPDSGVNIRVVAQKVNGAIVKPGETFSLNGFTGPRGKPQGYVEAGVIENGAPAREVGGGISQFATTLYNAAYFAGMKDAGHKEHSYYISRYPAAREATVFQNPNGSSVIDLKFTNDSSTGIAIQTIWSPSSLTVKLWGTKRYSVESIPGERINPTPQPTKPGPAENCHASNGAPGFTTTDTRVLKDAATGQEVSRHTRTVRYNPQPKITCGA